In Sparus aurata chromosome 2, fSpaAur1.1, whole genome shotgun sequence, a single genomic region encodes these proteins:
- the LOC115594633 gene encoding RE1-silencing transcription factor-like: protein MAFSSRFSFWEQKIKEENKPESSPDSNGQLNQAKSVPALDPSSRLFRAKSPQPVSSAESSAGVRSPSPSKVRAPVKVAQRFKSPEPPSKQLKSPEPQQAALSPEPVMNREREQNGLMGKSVINGTDTNNIKLPGTSTHQIDTTDDQGLTRKKVVKVVRRVVRKVLPTEEDEVSTHQSEAAKPVAEPVGAVPAQASVSKPPVMSGFSFKHDVIKTEDKDDFSRGLTHLMVRGRTREPRPRLCKNERPENIDSEKKSEKKEEKVELKETKEEKEGDKSPLNLQEVNHKAISSGPVIQEVKSPAVAVNPGSMTSERSAPTSSKLTHSRPLSLPPLVGFIPAPRPSPLSPPPGFIPAPKTVSVTKPNQTNLPSTASVAHKPFSPSPPSCFIPAHKPSPLLTPESLQPPLASPGLVSPPPGIIPIQRPGVSKQEEAPLSPTEEAQRRLMRIFSAPVNAASICILHTCTRTHTHTHTHTPALLL from the exons ATGGCATTCTCATCTCGCTTTTCCTTCTGGGAACAAAAG ATCAAGGAAGAAAACAAGCCAGAAAGCAGT CCAGACAGTAATGGACAGCTCAACCAGGCCAAGTCAGTGCCAGCTCTAGACCCCAGCAGTCGGTTATTCCGGGCAAAAAGTCCCCAACCAGTTTCCTCTGCTGAATCGTCAGCCGGGGTCAGGAGTCCTTCCCCATCTAAAGTCAGGGCACCTGTTAAGGTAGCACAGCGCTTCAAAAGCCCTGAGCCGCCATCAAAGCAGTTGAAGAGTCCTGAACCACAACAAGCTGCTCTGAGCCCAGAGCCAGTTATGAACAGGGAACGAGAACAAAATGGCCTAATGGGCAAAAGCGTGATCAATGGTACCGACACCAATAACATCAAACTTCCAGGCACCAGCACACACCAGATCGATACCACAGATGACCAGGGTTTGACTCGTAAAAAAGTAGTGAAGGTGGTTCGTCGAGTTGTCAGGAAGGTACTTCCCACAGAAGAGGATGAGGTGTCAACACATCAATCAGAAGCAGCAAAGCCTGTTGCTGAACCAGTTGGAGCAGTGCCAGCACAAGCTTCAGTGTCTAAGCCCCCTGTGATGTCAGGATTCTCTTTTAAACATGATGTCATcaaaacagaagacaaagatgACTTTTCACGAGGATTGACACACTTAATGGTCAGAGGCAGGACAAGAGAGCCCCGCCCACGACTATGCAAGAATGAGCGACCTGAAAACATAGATTCAGAGAAGAAAAgtgagaagaaagaggaaaaagttgagctgaaggagacaaaagaggaaaaggaaggagaTAAATCACCCCTGAATCTACAAGAGGTCAATCACAAAGCTATAAGCTCTGGTCCAGTCATACAGGAAGTCAAATCTCCTGCGGTTGCTGTAAACCCTGGCAGCATGACTTCAGAGCGCTCAGCTCCAACTTCTTCTAAATTGACTCATTCTAGACCTTTATCTCTCCCACCGCTTGTTGGCTTTATCCCAGCTCCCAGACCCTCACCCTTGTCTCCACCTCCGGGCTTCATACCTGCACCCAAAACTGTCTCTGTCACAAAACCCAATCAAACAAATCTTCCTTCCACTGCCTCAGTGGCCCACAAACCTTTCTCgccctctcctccatcatgtTTCATCCCAGCTCATAAACCTTCTCCACTTCTAACTCCTGAGAGCCTTCAGCCTCCCCTCGCCAGTCCTGGTCTAGTGTCTCCCCCTCCAGGCATCATTCCCATTCAACGACCTGGTGTCAGTAAGCAAGAG GAGGCACCACTCAGTCCCACCGAGGAGGCTCAGAGACGCCTGATGAGGATCTTCAGTGCCCCTGTAAATGCTGCTAGCATCTGCATACTGCAtacatgcacgcgcacacacacacacacacacacacacacaccggcttTACTGCTCTAA